A stretch of Bacillota bacterium DNA encodes these proteins:
- a CDS encoding ABC transporter permease: protein MSYWAAAWRRFKQNRMAVASGIFVIALILIAILAPVIAPYRYDETHYDHVFEPPSLRFPFGTDDLGRDMLSRILYSLRNALIVAFGSQFVVLVIGVLLGALAGFRGGVVDTLIMRLVDVMYAFPTFLFNVILVTVLGRGLFTIFLAIGLTGWAGLARLVRGQILSLKQSEFVEAARALGARDGHIIRKYLLPNALGPIIISFMMGIPWAMMTESALSLLGMGLRPPMPSFGNLLNIGNSMILGFPHLLIWPALIFAFTLLSFNFLG, encoded by the coding sequence CGCGGCCTGGCGCCGGTTCAAGCAGAACAGGATGGCCGTGGCCAGCGGCATCTTCGTCATCGCCCTGATCTTGATCGCCATCCTGGCCCCGGTCATCGCTCCGTACCGATACGACGAGACGCACTACGATCACGTCTTCGAGCCGCCGAGCCTGCGGTTTCCCTTCGGCACCGACGATCTCGGCCGCGACATGTTGAGCCGCATCCTCTACAGCCTCCGCAACGCCCTCATCGTGGCCTTCGGCTCCCAATTCGTCGTTCTGGTCATCGGCGTCCTGCTCGGTGCTCTGGCGGGGTTCCGCGGCGGGGTGGTCGATACCTTGATCATGCGGCTCGTGGACGTCATGTACGCCTTCCCCACCTTTCTCTTCAACGTCATCCTCGTGACGGTGCTCGGCAGGGGCCTTTTCACCATCTTCCTGGCCATCGGGCTCACGGGCTGGGCCGGCCTGGCCAGGCTCGTGCGCGGACAGATCCTCTCCCTCAAGCAGTCGGAGTTCGTCGAGGCTGCCCGGGCCCTGGGCGCCAGGGACGGCCACATCATCCGCAAGTACCTGCTGCCGAACGCCCTCGGGCCGATCATCATCAGTTTCATGATGGGCATCCCCTGGGCGATGATGACCGAAAGCGCCCTCTCGCTCCTCGGTATGGGGCTCCGGCCGCCCATGCCCAGCTTCGGGAACCTGCTCAACATCGGAAACAGCATGATCCTGGGCTTTCCCCACCTGTTGATCTGGCCGGCGCTGATCTTTGCCTTCACCCTCCTCAGCTTCAACTTCCTCGGG